In Leptospira stimsonii, a single window of DNA contains:
- a CDS encoding fibronectin type III domain-containing protein, whose product MRSLCANLLVLLCLFISNSAYSEDKKYTYYIEWNEVKGNNGYKIEIRKKSLEDTLVMEEKISVNSLEFRIPAGEYEFRISALNRFGKPSSWSQWSAFVVEQDRPKSAVDAEKKQALAGNSQWKVFIPGLLPLEKKEYGRASLVLFWFGALAVAGNAERTAGNSLSQSGTNDSAFLTLVALTSPLPVSYFFLHQREEDKKEYDRHQNNQVSIGVLALLSYGLNAWLEKRSFQSTSVLIESKPEYSTRWAYPSSQTNSIFSLGRVEISFRKELE is encoded by the coding sequence TTGAGATCATTATGCGCAAATCTTCTGGTTCTGCTCTGCCTATTTATTAGTAATTCTGCATATTCGGAAGATAAGAAATACACGTATTATATAGAATGGAACGAAGTAAAGGGAAACAACGGTTATAAAATCGAAATCAGAAAGAAATCTCTCGAAGATACGCTCGTTATGGAAGAAAAAATTTCCGTAAACAGCTTGGAATTTAGGATTCCTGCAGGAGAATACGAATTTAGAATTTCAGCGCTCAATCGATTTGGAAAACCTTCTTCTTGGAGCCAGTGGTCCGCGTTCGTCGTGGAGCAGGATCGCCCGAAAAGTGCGGTGGATGCCGAGAAGAAACAAGCGTTAGCGGGGAATTCTCAGTGGAAGGTTTTCATTCCGGGTTTACTTCCTTTGGAAAAAAAAGAATACGGTAGAGCGTCTCTGGTTCTTTTCTGGTTCGGCGCTCTCGCGGTTGCGGGTAACGCGGAAAGAACTGCCGGAAATTCACTTTCTCAATCGGGCACGAACGATTCCGCCTTTTTAACGTTAGTAGCGTTGACATCCCCGCTTCCAGTCAGTTATTTCTTTCTTCATCAGAGGGAAGAGGACAAAAAAGAATACGATCGACATCAAAATAATCAGGTGAGTATAGGCGTATTAGCCCTTTTGAGCTACGGATTGAACGCCTGGTTGGAAAAACGTTCTTTTCAATCTACATCCGTTCTGATAGAATCAAAACCGGAATACAGCACAAGATGGGCTTACCCAAGTTCACAAACAAATTCGATCTTTTCTTTGGGAAGGGTCGAGATCAGTTTTCGAAAAGAGCTCGAGTGA